The genomic interval TTCATGTTCGTAAAGGCATGTTCCGTCGAACCTGGCAAGCCCGGTGGCGTCAGATGGGAAATGGGCGGGCGCCCAGTCAAGGATCACACCGATGGATGATTCGTGGCACCTGTTCACGAATTGCTGGAAATGCTCCGGTTTTCCCAGACGGCTGGTTGGAGCGAAGTAGCCCGTTGTCTGATAACCCCAGGAACCGTCGAATGGGTGTTCCATTACCGGCATAAGCTCGATGTGTGTAAAGCCAAGCTCCTTTATGTACGGAATGAGCTCGTCGGCCAGTTCGGCCCAGGATGTGAAATCCCTCCAGTCAGGTGATTTTTTCCAGGAGGGGGCGTGCATTTCATATATGGACAGGGGGGAAGAGAACGGGTTCCATTTATTTCGGTTTTTCATCCAGGTGGAATCTGTCCACTGGAAGGAACTGATATCAGCTACAACGGAAGCTGTCCGGGGTCGAAATTCCGACGCCAGCGCAAGCGGATCCGATTTCTCAATTGTTTCCCCGGTAGGTGTTTTCAGGGAGTATTTGTACAGGTCTCCGGGGGAGATATCCGGAATGAACAGCTCCCAGAACCCAGAAGAGCCCCTTGAGCGCATGGGATGGCGTCTTCTGTCCCAGTCGTTGAAGGTACCTATAACACTTACTGAGGAGGCGTTTGGCGCCCATACGGAGAACAGTACACCTTCTGTGTCTCCAGCAGCCCATACTCTGGCTCCAAGCCTGTTATAAAGCTTGTAGTGATTACCCTCGGTAAGAAGGTGCAGGTCGAGTTCCCCCAGCTGGGGAAGAAAGCAGTAAGTATCCCTCGTTTCCCAGGTGGTGCCTTCAGTGCTGAAGATGAGTGTATACGAAAAGGTTTCTCTCTCCGGTTTCGATATCCATACGAAAAGTCCCGTCTCTGTGACTCTGTTCATCTGCGACGGTTTCCCGTTTTCTATTCTAATTGAAACCTTCAGTGCTGCAGGGCAGAACGTTCTAACCTCAATTCTGTTATCATATTCCGGGCCAAGGGGATGCATTCCGAGGAGCATGAAAGGGTTGGAGAGAGTTGCGCTTTCAATGCTTTTGATCTCATCAGGCGTAAGAATTGTTCGGTTTTTCATTACAGTATGATAATCATTCCCAGGCCAAGGAGAAGGAGGTAGCCAAGGGAATCGGTGAAAGCTGTGAGCAGAATATTGCTGCCCAGGGCTGGATCCTTGCCAAGGGCTTTGAGAACCAATGGAATTGCCGCTCCAAGAAGACTCGCAAGACCCATATTGCCGACCAGGGCAAGGAAGATGACAAGACCAAGTAGAAGGGGATTCGTGTTGCCCGGGAATATCAAAGCAACAGCGGAGGCTACTGTTCCGGCCACAAGCCCAAGAAGAAGACCTACCCTTGCTTCCTTAAAGATGGCTTTCAGGCTGGACGAGAATTCCATTTCCCCAAGAGCTATACCACGTGTAATTACGATGAGTGACTGGTTCCCTGTATTCCCTCCCATTCCGGCCACGATGGGCATGAAGGCAACCAGAGTTGCAACGGATTCGATGGTTCCCTGAAACGCTCTTACAACAGTGGATGCGACGAAGGCGGTAAA from Candidatus Aegiribacteria sp. carries:
- the glgB gene encoding 1,4-alpha-glucan branching protein GlgB, translated to MKNRTILTPDEIKSIESATLSNPFMLLGMHPLGPEYDNRIEVRTFCPAALKVSIRIENGKPSQMNRVTETGLFVWISKPERETFSYTLIFSTEGTTWETRDTYCFLPQLGELDLHLLTEGNHYKLYNRLGARVWAAGDTEGVLFSVWAPNASSVSVIGTFNDWDRRRHPMRSRGSSGFWELFIPDISPGDLYKYSLKTPTGETIEKSDPLALASEFRPRTASVVADISSFQWTDSTWMKNRNKWNPFSSPLSIYEMHAPSWKKSPDWRDFTSWAELADELIPYIKELGFTHIELMPVMEHPFDGSWGYQTTGYFAPTSRLGKPEHFQQFVNRCHESSIGVILDWAPAHFPSDATGLARFDGTCLYEHEDPKKGTHPDWKTLVFNYDRQEVKNFLVASGLFWLDKYHIDGLRVDAVASMLYLDYSRKEGEWIPNEYGGRENLGAIEFIKTLNSIISKDFPGAMTIAEESTAWPGVTTSVEYGGLGFTFKWNMGWMHDTLNFFQREPVHRKHHMNDLTFSLIYAYSENFILPFSHDEVVHGKSSLLSKCPGDRWQQFANLRLLLAYQWSHPGKQLLFMGSEFGQWNEWNHETELDWNLLQYDEHRKLKTFVGDLNKIIMRNPAFHQLDCGPEGFRWIDFSDTQATVVSFLRNSGEDTQVVCIFNMTPVVRENYLVGVPQEGTYTEILNTDSDIYGGSGKGNLGTVQSKHFGMHGLPHSVSVTLPPLAAVFLQPAI